Proteins encoded within one genomic window of Spirulina major PCC 6313:
- a CDS encoding pyridoxal-phosphate-dependent aminotransferase family protein, whose protein sequence is MNDKQMLMIPGPTPVPARVLQAMAKHPIGHRSGAYNAIQAEVTAHLKWLHQTEHDVMALTVSGTGAMEAGIINFLSPGDRVITCCNGKFGDRWAEICTAYGLNVEKVTAEWGKPLNPDDVRAKLQADTAKDIKAVILTHSETSTGVLNDLEAINAAVKEHGTALIMVDAVTSLGAISVPIDAWGLDVVASGSQKGYMIPPGLGFVAVGPKAWAAYETATLPRYYLDLGKYRKATAKDTTPFTPPVNLVFALQAALQMMREEGLEAIFARHARHQKATRAAVQALGLATLGADDCASPAVTAVMPTQVDAEAIRKTMNQKFDIALAGGQDHLKGKLFRIGHLGFVCDRDIITAIAALEATLQNLGCEITPGAGVGAAAAVFAQG, encoded by the coding sequence ATGAACGATAAACAAATGCTGATGATTCCGGGGCCGACTCCGGTTCCCGCCCGTGTCCTGCAAGCCATGGCCAAGCACCCCATCGGCCATCGCAGCGGTGCATACAATGCTATCCAAGCGGAAGTCACCGCCCATTTAAAATGGCTCCACCAAACCGAGCATGATGTGATGGCCCTCACCGTCAGCGGTACGGGAGCGATGGAAGCCGGGATTATTAATTTCCTCAGCCCTGGCGATCGCGTCATCACCTGCTGTAATGGCAAATTCGGCGATCGCTGGGCTGAAATCTGCACCGCCTACGGCCTCAATGTCGAAAAAGTTACCGCCGAATGGGGCAAACCTCTCAACCCCGACGATGTCCGCGCCAAACTCCAAGCCGACACCGCCAAGGATATCAAAGCCGTCATCCTCACCCATTCGGAAACCTCCACCGGGGTTCTCAATGACCTTGAGGCCATTAACGCCGCCGTCAAAGAACACGGCACAGCGTTGATCATGGTGGATGCGGTCACGAGCCTCGGCGCGATTTCCGTGCCGATTGATGCATGGGGCTTAGATGTGGTGGCATCCGGGTCACAAAAAGGCTATATGATTCCTCCCGGTTTGGGGTTCGTTGCTGTCGGGCCAAAAGCTTGGGCCGCCTACGAAACCGCCACCTTGCCCCGCTACTATCTGGACTTGGGCAAATATCGCAAAGCCACCGCCAAAGACACCACCCCCTTCACGCCCCCGGTTAACCTCGTCTTTGCCCTGCAAGCAGCGTTACAGATGATGCGCGAAGAAGGTCTAGAGGCGATTTTCGCCCGCCATGCTCGCCACCAAAAAGCGACGCGGGCGGCGGTGCAGGCCTTAGGCTTGGCGACCTTGGGCGCGGATGACTGCGCGAGTCCGGCGGTGACGGCAGTGATGCCCACCCAAGTGGATGCGGAGGCGATTCGCAAAACCATGAATCAAAAATTTGATATTGCCCTGGCAGGGGGACAGGATCACCTGAAAGGGAAGCTGTTCCGAATTGGTCATTTGGGATTTGTCTGCGATCGCGACATTATCACAGCGATCGCTGCCCTCGAAGCCACCTTGCAGAATCTCGGTTGTGAGATTACCCCAGGGGCGGGCGTAGGCGCGGCCGCGGCTGTTTTCGCCCAAGGCTAA
- a CDS encoding DUF5340 domain-containing protein, producing MDQIPLPSLVHYELLLQLLERQSIHAVDQNPALREQIHQLIITIRKALAQQRQIETICNQANIDYEHRWSLNSVGTMANDDDVLPQVFQSLEQ from the coding sequence ATGGATCAAATCCCCTTACCCTCACTAGTTCATTACGAATTGCTGCTCCAACTCTTGGAGCGTCAGAGTATTCATGCGGTGGATCAAAATCCAGCACTCCGGGAGCAAATTCACCAATTGATCATCACGATTCGCAAAGCGTTGGCCCAGCAGCGTCAGATTGAAACCATCTGCAATCAGGCCAATATTGACTATGAGCATCGCTGGTCGTTGAATAGTGTGGGCACAATGGCCAATGATGACGATGTGTTGCCCCAGGTGTTCCAGAGCCTCGAACAATAG
- the trpC gene encoding indole-3-glycerol phosphate synthase TrpC, with protein MEIRRINPSPSVNTDPLCYQARRPDSEPRHILEKIVWHKEAEVERWRDRTPLIKLRQQIQSVAPALDFYAALRDGLRQPALIAEVKKASPSKGVIREDFDPVAIAQAYANAGATCLSVLTDAEFFQGSFENLSLVRAAVNIPLLCKEFILYPYQIFLARKHGADAILLIAAILSDQDLTYFVKIIRSLGMTPLLEVHNLAELDRVLAIDGVNLVGINNRNLADFSVDLATTRDLITARQDAIAARNILLVSESGIHTPADLATVHTAGANAVLIGESLVKQPDPGAAIQTLFQDR; from the coding sequence ATGGAAATTCGCCGCATTAATCCGAGTCCGTCCGTCAATACTGATCCCCTTTGCTATCAAGCCCGACGGCCCGATAGTGAGCCGCGCCATATTTTAGAAAAAATTGTTTGGCATAAAGAGGCAGAGGTGGAGCGGTGGCGCGATCGCACCCCCCTGATCAAACTCCGTCAACAGATCCAATCCGTCGCCCCTGCCCTCGACTTTTACGCCGCCCTGCGGGATGGCCTCCGTCAACCCGCCCTGATTGCAGAGGTAAAAAAAGCCTCACCGAGCAAAGGTGTGATCCGCGAAGACTTCGACCCGGTGGCGATCGCCCAAGCCTACGCCAATGCGGGAGCAACCTGTTTATCGGTGCTCACCGATGCGGAATTTTTCCAGGGCAGTTTTGAAAATCTGTCCCTCGTCCGGGCGGCGGTCAATATCCCGCTCCTCTGTAAAGAATTTATCCTCTACCCCTATCAAATTTTCCTCGCCCGTAAGCATGGGGCCGATGCGATTTTGTTGATCGCGGCGATTTTAAGTGATCAAGATTTGACCTATTTCGTTAAAATTATTCGCAGTTTAGGGATGACCCCGTTGCTTGAAGTGCATAATTTAGCGGAATTAGATCGCGTCTTAGCCATTGATGGGGTTAATCTAGTGGGGATTAATAATCGCAACCTGGCGGATTTTTCTGTGGATCTCGCCACGACCCGTGACTTGATCACCGCCCGTCAGGATGCGATCGCGGCCCGCAATATCCTCCTCGTCAGTGAATCGGGAATTCATACCCCGGCTGACCTTGCCACGGTACACACTGCCGGAGCAAACGCCGTTTTGATTGGGGAATCCCTCGTCAAACAACCCGATCCCGGTGCTGCGATTCAGACCCTATTCCAAGATCGCTAA
- the lpdA gene encoding dihydrolipoyl dehydrogenase: protein MSFDYDVIIIGAGVGGHGAALHAVQCGLKTAIVEAADMGGTCVNRGCIPSKALLAASGRVRELRDRHHLEAMGVHLSSVSFDRGAIANHATNLVDKIRGDLTNSLKRLGVTTIQGWGRLDGPQKVGVKSGNSESFFTAKNIIISTGSVPFVPPGIEIDGKTVYTSDDAVRLESLPQWIAIIGSGYIGLEFSDVYSALGCEITMIEALDTLMPGFDPDIAKIADRLLLKGRDVETYQGVLAKKITPGAPVVIELADAKTKETIDVLEVDACLVATGRIPATKNLGLETVGVATDRRGFIDVNDKMEVLLDGQPVPNLYAIGDATGKMMLAHAASAQGVVAIENMCDRTKTIQYNSIPAAAFTHPEISYVGLSEPQAQAKAEEEGFKIATAKTYFKGNSKALAEGETDGIAKIIYRPDTGELLGVHIIGIHASDLIQEAANAIADGKPVQALAFNVHTHPTLSEILDEAFKRAKVA, encoded by the coding sequence ATGAGTTTCGATTATGACGTGATCATTATTGGTGCAGGGGTTGGCGGCCATGGGGCAGCCCTGCACGCGGTGCAATGTGGGCTGAAAACGGCGATCGTCGAAGCCGCCGACATGGGAGGAACCTGTGTGAATCGGGGTTGCATTCCCTCCAAGGCCTTATTAGCCGCCTCCGGACGGGTGCGCGAACTGCGCGATCGCCACCATCTCGAAGCCATGGGGGTTCATCTCAGCAGCGTTAGTTTTGATCGAGGCGCGATCGCCAACCACGCCACCAACTTGGTTGATAAAATTCGTGGCGACCTCACCAACAGTCTCAAACGCTTAGGAGTCACCACGATCCAAGGCTGGGGCCGCCTCGATGGGCCGCAAAAAGTCGGCGTAAAATCCGGCAACAGTGAGAGCTTCTTCACCGCCAAAAACATTATTATTTCCACTGGCTCCGTCCCCTTCGTTCCCCCCGGCATCGAGATCGACGGCAAAACCGTCTACACCAGTGACGACGCAGTGCGCCTCGAAAGCCTGCCCCAATGGATCGCGATTATCGGCAGCGGCTACATTGGCCTGGAATTTTCCGATGTGTATTCGGCGCTGGGCTGCGAGATTACGATGATTGAGGCCTTGGATACCCTGATGCCGGGGTTTGATCCCGATATCGCCAAAATTGCCGATCGCCTCCTCCTCAAAGGCCGCGACGTTGAAACCTATCAAGGCGTGCTCGCCAAGAAAATCACCCCCGGTGCGCCCGTGGTGATCGAACTCGCCGACGCGAAAACCAAAGAAACCATCGACGTGCTCGAAGTGGATGCCTGCTTGGTGGCCACGGGTCGGATTCCCGCCACGAAAAATTTGGGACTGGAAACCGTGGGCGTTGCCACCGATCGCCGGGGCTTCATTGATGTTAACGACAAAATGGAAGTGCTCCTCGACGGTCAGCCTGTGCCCAACCTCTATGCGATCGGGGATGCCACGGGTAAGATGATGCTGGCCCATGCGGCTTCGGCCCAGGGGGTGGTGGCGATTGAGAATATGTGCGATCGCACCAAAACCATCCAATACAACAGCATCCCCGCCGCCGCCTTCACCCACCCCGAAATTAGCTATGTGGGCCTCAGCGAACCCCAAGCCCAAGCCAAAGCAGAGGAGGAAGGCTTCAAAATCGCCACGGCGAAAACCTACTTTAAAGGCAACTCCAAGGCCCTGGCCGAAGGAGAAACCGACGGGATCGCCAAAATCATCTATCGTCCCGACACCGGGGAATTGTTGGGGGTGCATATCATTGGCATCCATGCATCGGACTTGATCCAAGAGGCGGCCAATGCGATCGCTGATGGCAAACCCGTCCAAGCGTTGGCCTTCAATGTCCACACTCACCCCACCCTCTCGGAAATTCTCGACGAGGCCTTCAAACGCGCCAAAGTCGCTTAG
- a CDS encoding Abi family protein yields the protein MSQRFTKSPKTVAEQISLLQKRGLIIPDHNDAEQSLSRINYYRLKAYFLPFERDHTHIFKENTSFSDILALYTFDRKLRLHLLDALEHIEISIRRHFAYELSMDSGAHAHLQSGLFDRYWQSNIEYLKQRVQESTEDFIEHFKNNYSEDLPPLWVVVEVMYFRTVSYWLSSLKKDIVKRRIAKHYQISPQVLVSWVHYLSVIRNTCAHHSRLWNREILIQPKQVKQKSHILNGVLTTQGRTYNALVIMLYLMDQIDPKHRWGKRLLTLIESCPQPKASMGFPERWERCAIWQR from the coding sequence ATGTCCCAGCGTTTTACAAAGTCTCCTAAAACTGTTGCAGAACAAATTTCGCTGTTGCAAAAGCGTGGGCTAATTATTCCTGATCATAACGACGCTGAACAGTCTCTTTCTCGGATTAATTACTATCGACTGAAAGCATATTTCCTGCCCTTTGAGCGAGATCATACCCATATATTCAAAGAAAATACGAGTTTTTCTGATATTTTAGCCCTCTACACTTTTGATAGGAAACTTAGACTTCACCTCTTAGATGCCCTAGAGCATATCGAAATTTCGATCAGGCGACATTTCGCCTATGAGCTTTCTATGGATTCTGGTGCTCACGCTCATTTACAATCAGGGCTTTTTGATCGCTATTGGCAATCAAATATTGAGTATCTTAAGCAGCGAGTCCAGGAATCTACTGAAGACTTTATCGAGCATTTCAAAAACAATTATTCTGAGGATCTACCTCCTCTTTGGGTCGTTGTAGAGGTAATGTACTTTCGTACAGTATCATATTGGCTTTCATCACTAAAAAAAGATATTGTGAAGCGAAGAATTGCCAAGCACTATCAAATTAGTCCACAAGTTTTAGTCTCTTGGGTACACTACCTTTCAGTCATCAGAAATACCTGTGCTCATCATTCGAGACTTTGGAATCGGGAAATTTTGATCCAACCCAAACAGGTTAAACAAAAGTCTCATATCTTAAACGGTGTTCTAACTACTCAAGGACGAACTTATAATGCCTTAGTGATTATGCTTTATTTAATGGATCAAATCGATCCCAAGCATCGGTGGGGAAAACGCCTGTTGACTCTAATTGAATCTTGTCCACAGCCTAAAGCGTCAATGGGGTTTCCTGAGAGGTGGGAACGTTGTGCAATTTGGCAAAGATAA
- the sat gene encoding sulfate adenylyltransferase, protein MSTHDQIPAHGGHLINRIATAAEGKEFLEQGETMPRVQLDERAFSDLVMIAIGGFSPLTGFMEQNDYETVVTDMRLANGLPWAVPVTLSVTEAIAEPLKEGNWVRLDDPSGRFVGVLELTQKYRYNKTHEAVNVYRTDEDKHPGVKVVYDQGPINLAGPIWLLQRDPHPLFPQYQIDPAVSRAKFQEAGWKTVVGFQTRNPIHRAHEYIQKCALETVDGLFLHPLVGATKSDDIPADVRMRCYEIMMDRYFPQDRVILAINPSAMRYAGPREAIFHALIRKNYGCTHFIVGRDHAGVGDYYGTYDAQHIFDEFKPDELGIIPMKFEHAFYCTRTGQMATTKTSPSAPEERVHLSGTKVRALLRDGKLPPPEFSRPEVAQELIRAMQG, encoded by the coding sequence ATGAGCACCCACGATCAGATTCCGGCCCACGGCGGGCATTTAATTAATCGGATTGCCACCGCAGCCGAAGGCAAAGAATTTCTCGAACAAGGCGAAACCATGCCCCGCGTTCAACTCGACGAGCGGGCCTTTTCCGATTTAGTCATGATTGCGATCGGTGGTTTTAGTCCCCTCACCGGCTTTATGGAGCAGAACGACTATGAAACCGTCGTCACCGATATGCGCCTCGCCAACGGTCTCCCCTGGGCAGTGCCTGTGACCCTGTCCGTGACAGAAGCGATCGCCGAACCCCTCAAAGAAGGAAACTGGGTGCGTTTGGATGATCCCAGCGGGCGATTTGTCGGCGTGCTCGAACTGACCCAAAAATACCGCTACAACAAAACCCACGAAGCGGTGAACGTCTATCGCACCGACGAAGACAAGCACCCCGGCGTGAAAGTGGTGTACGACCAAGGACCGATTAATCTAGCGGGGCCCATCTGGTTGTTGCAGCGCGATCCCCATCCGCTCTTTCCGCAGTATCAGATCGATCCGGCCGTGTCGCGGGCGAAGTTTCAAGAGGCAGGTTGGAAAACCGTCGTGGGTTTCCAAACCCGGAACCCGATCCACCGTGCCCACGAATATATCCAAAAATGCGCCCTCGAAACCGTGGATGGTCTCTTTTTGCATCCTCTGGTGGGGGCAACGAAAAGCGATGATATTCCGGCGGATGTGCGGATGCGGTGTTATGAAATCATGATGGATCGCTACTTCCCCCAAGACCGGGTGATTTTAGCGATTAACCCCTCAGCGATGCGCTATGCGGGCCCCCGTGAGGCGATTTTCCATGCCCTGATTCGGAAGAATTACGGCTGTACACACTTCATTGTCGGGCGCGATCATGCGGGGGTGGGGGACTATTACGGAACCTATGATGCTCAGCATATTTTTGATGAGTTTAAGCCGGATGAATTGGGGATTATCCCGATGAAGTTTGAGCACGCTTTCTATTGCACCCGCACGGGTCAGATGGCGACAACGAAAACGAGTCCGAGTGCGCCGGAAGAGCGGGTGCATCTGTCGGGGACGAAGGTGCGGGCGTTGTTGCGGGATGGGAAATTACCGCCGCCGGAATTTTCGCGGCCGGAAGTGGCGCAGGAGTTGATCCGGGCGATGCAGGGCTAG
- a CDS encoding caspase family protein yields the protein MQQVGLTLLATGAGAIAPPPSWAAAATEYQKTVTATNRRKLALLVGIDNYPHHPSLEGCGMDVELQREVLIHRLGFQPADIVTITDQQGTRENIEAAFQEHLIKQAREDDTVVFHFSGYGAQVHRDPEQTILTNRLVSVDRETAEATEVVGNGILEETLLLLVQSLATRRVTVVLDTAYQSFGQLLQGSWRSRAHPDAPAEHPSQAELAVAAQLQQRLGKKTRLSHSSASRWEQYSGVLLGSEAALEGRWRGFSAGLLTYSLTQWLWEMTPSPTVLMTLKHLSETLVPIADQQPYLRGKAKTPQAVLPYAITPSAPTGGEGYVAAVDPNSNEVQLKLGGIVPWVWNQTEGRSRVRVITNSGEVGGILQLRSGSKLTAKAMPLDNEIRPQVGDRVQEWVRALPRNLGLTIALDHSLQRIERVDATSALANIKSVANVVLAGEQATDYLLSRSGSVTPVAIASTQKNLIQGYELYSAGGVPIANTIGGSDEAVKLAINRLVPTFATLLAAKWWRLLVNAGSSQLPVQASLRLIKPQPSILAVQSTRRARQIAPPVADLTAQAFTTLPLGGMVQYQIENFGDQPLYTMVVGLDSRSKAIALYPPATSDASHWVVEANTSLTLPHPSNPSTLTGLMAGTSGLTQLYIICSRAPFPTMRTYLAQLPPPKGDGDRFIELDKPLPLTQALLKDLHAASQPLTPTENSGDHYALHVEAWAALPLVYQVV from the coding sequence TTGCAACAGGTCGGGCTCACACTACTGGCCACTGGAGCAGGCGCGATCGCTCCACCCCCCAGTTGGGCAGCGGCTGCGACAGAATACCAAAAAACCGTCACCGCAACAAATCGCCGCAAACTCGCACTCTTGGTGGGGATCGACAACTATCCCCACCATCCCTCTTTAGAAGGGTGTGGGATGGATGTGGAATTGCAGCGGGAAGTGTTGATCCATCGGTTGGGGTTCCAGCCGGCGGATATTGTCACGATTACGGATCAACAAGGGACACGGGAAAATATTGAAGCGGCGTTCCAAGAACATCTGATCAAACAGGCCCGGGAAGACGATACGGTGGTCTTTCACTTCAGCGGCTACGGGGCCCAAGTCCACCGCGACCCGGAACAAACGATCCTCACTAATCGCCTCGTGTCCGTAGACCGCGAAACCGCCGAAGCGACGGAGGTGGTGGGCAATGGCATTCTCGAAGAAACCCTGCTGCTGCTGGTGCAGTCCCTGGCGACGCGGCGGGTGACGGTGGTGCTTGATACCGCCTATCAAAGTTTTGGGCAGTTGCTCCAGGGGAGTTGGCGATCGCGTGCTCATCCCGATGCCCCCGCCGAACACCCCAGCCAAGCAGAATTAGCAGTGGCGGCACAACTCCAGCAACGCCTTGGCAAAAAAACACGCCTTAGCCATTCCTCAGCATCCCGTTGGGAGCAATATTCAGGGGTGCTCTTGGGCAGTGAAGCCGCCCTCGAAGGCCGCTGGCGGGGCTTTAGTGCGGGCTTATTAACCTATAGCCTCACCCAATGGCTCTGGGAAATGACCCCTTCGCCCACGGTCTTGATGACCCTCAAACATTTAAGCGAAACCCTCGTTCCCATTGCCGATCAACAACCCTACCTGCGGGGCAAAGCCAAGACTCCGCAAGCGGTGCTCCCCTACGCCATTACCCCCAGTGCCCCGACGGGAGGGGAAGGCTATGTGGCGGCGGTAGACCCCAATTCCAACGAGGTGCAGTTGAAATTGGGGGGGATAGTGCCGTGGGTGTGGAATCAGACGGAGGGGCGATCGCGGGTTCGAGTCATTACCAATAGTGGCGAGGTGGGGGGCATTCTCCAGTTGCGCTCAGGCTCGAAACTGACCGCGAAGGCGATGCCCTTGGACAATGAGATCCGTCCTCAAGTGGGCGATCGCGTTCAGGAATGGGTGCGAGCTTTGCCTCGTAATTTGGGGTTAACCATTGCCCTGGATCACAGCCTGCAACGGATTGAACGGGTCGATGCCACCAGCGCCCTCGCCAATATTAAGAGTGTTGCTAATGTGGTGCTCGCCGGGGAGCAAGCGACGGACTACCTCCTCAGTCGGAGCGGTTCTGTAACCCCCGTGGCGATCGCCAGCACCCAAAAAAACCTGATCCAAGGCTATGAACTCTACTCAGCCGGCGGTGTGCCCATCGCCAACACCATCGGCGGGTCTGATGAAGCCGTTAAACTCGCGATCAATCGCTTAGTGCCCACCTTTGCCACCCTCCTCGCTGCCAAATGGTGGCGTTTGTTGGTGAATGCGGGGTCCTCGCAACTGCCTGTCCAGGCTTCCCTACGGTTAATCAAACCCCAGCCCAGTATTCTGGCCGTCCAGAGCACCCGCCGCGCTCGTCAGATCGCGCCCCCCGTGGCGGATCTCACTGCCCAAGCCTTCACCACTCTGCCCCTGGGGGGAATGGTGCAATACCAGATTGAAAACTTTGGTGATCAGCCCCTCTATACGATGGTGGTGGGTTTGGATAGTCGCAGTAAAGCGATCGCCCTCTATCCTCCCGCCACCAGCGATGCATCCCATTGGGTCGTTGAGGCTAACACCTCTCTGACGCTGCCCCACCCCTCGAACCCCTCGACCCTCACCGGCCTAATGGCAGGCACCTCCGGACTCACCCAACTCTATATCATCTGTAGTCGGGCCCCATTCCCCACCATGCGCACCTATCTCGCCCAATTGCCCCCCCCCAAGGGCGACGGCGATCGCTTCATCGAACTCGATAAACCTCTCCCCCTCACCCAAGCCCTCCTCAAAGACCTCCACGCCGCCAGCCAACCCCTCACCCCCACCGAAAACAGCGGCGATCATTACGCCTTGCATGTGGAAGCCTGGGCTGCGTTGCCCTTGGTGTATCAGGTGGTTTAA
- the pyrR gene encoding bifunctional pyr operon transcriptional regulator/uracil phosphoribosyltransferase PyrR yields MAATVVEILSADEIRRTLTRLASEVIEKVGDLSRVVLVGIHTRGVPLAESLAAQMMALEPCDIPVGQLDITFYRDDLRAIGMRTPAKSAMPCDLTDRIVVLVDDVIYKGRTVRAALNAVGEFGRPDRIYLAVLVDRGHRQLPIHPDFTGRHLPTSSEEQVRVYLQGYDGHDAVELIRAD; encoded by the coding sequence ATGGCTGCCACCGTTGTTGAAATTCTCTCCGCCGACGAAATTCGCCGCACCCTCACCCGCCTCGCCTCCGAAGTGATCGAAAAGGTCGGCGACCTCTCTCGCGTCGTCCTCGTCGGCATCCACACGCGGGGCGTTCCCCTCGCCGAATCCCTCGCCGCCCAAATGATGGCCCTAGAACCCTGCGACATTCCCGTCGGTCAGCTTGACATCACCTTTTACCGCGATGACCTCAGGGCCATCGGCATGCGCACCCCCGCCAAAAGCGCCATGCCCTGCGATCTCACCGATCGCATCGTCGTTCTCGTCGATGACGTGATTTATAAAGGCCGTACCGTGCGGGCAGCCCTCAACGCCGTTGGGGAGTTTGGCCGTCCGGATCGCATCTATCTTGCGGTATTAGTCGATCGCGGCCATCGCCAATTGCCCATCCACCCGGACTTCACCGGGCGACATCTACCCACCTCCTCCGAAGAACAGGTGCGCGTCTATCTCCAAGGCTACGACGGCCACGATGCCGTTGAACTGATCCGAGCGGATTAG
- a CDS encoding cytochrome c biogenesis protein ResB: MMLRRLLKGFGSIRLAVPLMAAIVVILIGATMYESQVGSSTVQEVIYKSPWFGALMFLLALNLGVSAMSRYPWRGARKVGFALTHWGLIVLIAGAAAVIHVGVEGMLLVRTDANPTNQIRVEGEFLEVIQPDQSLAQAEVVITNGQVKTRQAAGLELLDYRENTIKTVSFQTGGAVENPAVRLELRSDRMAQTVDRWLAIAPLPYRSVTMGPAELAIARAESEAELDQLLHPSTDADSHPWGTLTLTTLDQSNVIDLQTAAQSDQPIRVGDITAQVVAVFPNFQLNGKGQPISVSDEFQNPAVQLTVQAPTGKERWFVFAKPDFPPVRTPITTGFTENLRVDYAIAPPQPQDYFHVVIGPDTQCYYVAKSSQGVKSGTFKLGQTVTPGWADFQIRLADVLDHAQLHREIVPVEEPGIEGSPALRVRTAAGTEAWLPWGEPTVINEPDGGETLAAFTPKLLQLPFAVQLDDFIVDRNEGSESVAMWTSQIEIIDPAAQWVEARRVWMNHPTWYHGWKLAQASWNPGDLKQSTLQVKREPAWVTALTWIGSALVISGIAVMFYGPAVVKQWRHTESSTVPLASESEAELSSAIATPEPVSPS; this comes from the coding sequence ATGATGCTCCGTCGTTTGTTGAAAGGATTCGGCTCGATTCGCTTGGCAGTGCCGTTGATGGCGGCCATTGTGGTGATTTTGATCGGGGCGACGATGTACGAATCCCAGGTGGGGTCGAGTACGGTGCAAGAGGTGATTTATAAAAGTCCCTGGTTTGGGGCCTTGATGTTTTTGCTGGCTTTGAATTTGGGGGTTTCGGCGATGTCGCGCTATCCCTGGCGGGGGGCGCGGAAGGTGGGGTTTGCCTTGACTCATTGGGGGCTGATTGTGTTGATTGCGGGGGCGGCGGCGGTGATCCATGTGGGGGTGGAAGGGATGTTACTCGTGCGCACGGATGCAAACCCGACGAATCAAATTCGGGTGGAGGGGGAATTTTTAGAGGTGATCCAGCCCGATCAATCCCTGGCGCAGGCGGAGGTAGTGATTACCAATGGGCAGGTGAAAACGCGGCAGGCGGCGGGTTTGGAATTGCTGGATTATCGCGAAAATACGATTAAAACCGTGAGTTTTCAGACGGGTGGCGCTGTGGAGAATCCGGCGGTGCGGCTGGAGTTACGCAGCGATCGCATGGCCCAAACGGTGGATCGCTGGCTGGCGATCGCGCCGCTTCCCTATCGTTCGGTCACGATGGGCCCGGCGGAACTGGCGATCGCCCGCGCTGAGAGCGAGGCCGAACTTGATCAGCTTCTCCATCCCTCCACCGATGCTGATTCTCACCCTTGGGGAACCCTCACCCTCACCACATTGGATCAATCGAACGTGATCGATCTTCAGACGGCGGCCCAGTCGGATCAGCCGATTCGCGTCGGGGATATCACAGCGCAAGTGGTGGCAGTGTTTCCCAATTTTCAACTCAACGGTAAAGGCCAGCCGATCAGCGTCTCGGATGAGTTTCAAAATCCGGCGGTACAGTTGACGGTGCAAGCTCCGACGGGAAAAGAGCGGTGGTTTGTGTTTGCGAAACCGGATTTTCCGCCCGTGCGCACGCCGATCACGACGGGATTCACAGAGAATCTGAGGGTTGATTATGCGATCGCGCCACCCCAACCCCAAGACTATTTCCATGTGGTGATCGGGCCCGATACACAGTGCTATTACGTGGCGAAATCCTCCCAAGGGGTCAAATCCGGGACGTTTAAGCTCGGTCAAACCGTCACCCCCGGCTGGGCAGATTTCCAGATTCGCCTTGCCGATGTGCTCGACCATGCCCAACTACACCGCGAGATTGTCCCCGTTGAAGAGCCGGGCATCGAAGGATCGCCCGCCCTGCGTGTGCGCACGGCGGCAGGAACTGAGGCTTGGTTACCGTGGGGAGAACCGACGGTGATTAACGAACCCGACGGCGGGGAAACCCTGGCCGCCTTTACGCCCAAACTGTTGCAACTGCCCTTTGCGGTGCAGTTGGATGATTTCATCGTCGATCGCAATGAAGGCTCGGAGTCGGTGGCGATGTGGACAAGTCAGATTGAGATTATTGATCCGGCGGCGCAGTGGGTGGAAGCTCGGCGGGTGTGGATGAATCACCCCACCTGGTATCACGGTTGGAAACTGGCCCAAGCCTCGTGGAATCCGGGGGATCTGAAACAATCCACCCTGCAAGTGAAGCGGGAACCGGCGTGGGTGACGGCGTTAACCTGGATCGGGTCGGCGCTGGTGATTAGCGGGATTGCGGTGATGTTCTATGGCCCGGCAGTGGTGAAACAATGGCGGCATACTGAGTCGTCAACCGTTCCCCTCGCGTCAGAGTCTGAGGCGGAATTAAGCAGCGCGATCGCAACACCTGAACCCGTTTCCCCGTCCTAG